In the Fibrobacter sp. UWT2 genome, one interval contains:
- a CDS encoding flavodoxin family protein, whose translation MADTKKILVMVASPKNEKSGTLIPTKAFVQGLEENGTFETEYIFIDKMNIKPCRGCLSCWGRPDGSCFIKDDDVPAIREKLTNADIVIWSFPLFLFSIPGQMKVLMDRIVGMVHPYMGQKLKEGLNASNSNLHGLQFQKEGQKIILLSSCAWCDLDVVYEPIKKQFDIILGHEGYQLIACPQMRALHHRGGERRLNILRKRYWEGGAELAKTGKISQEAVDLMQKTIFSDEAYEKLVVEFVTHMFDRDDNF comes from the coding sequence ATGGCTGATACGAAAAAAATTCTTGTAATGGTGGCTAGCCCCAAGAATGAAAAAAGCGGTACGTTGATTCCGACGAAGGCTTTTGTCCAAGGTCTCGAAGAAAACGGAACCTTTGAAACGGAATACATCTTTATAGACAAAATGAACATCAAGCCTTGCCGAGGCTGCCTCAGTTGCTGGGGTCGCCCCGATGGCAGTTGCTTTATCAAAGATGATGACGTTCCCGCCATTCGTGAAAAACTGACCAATGCCGATATCGTCATCTGGAGTTTTCCGCTGTTCCTGTTCAGCATTCCTGGACAGATGAAGGTTCTCATGGACCGCATAGTAGGCATGGTCCACCCGTATATGGGGCAAAAGTTGAAAGAAGGCTTGAACGCCTCTAACTCAAACCTTCATGGTCTACAGTTCCAGAAAGAAGGGCAGAAAATCATTCTGCTTTCCAGTTGCGCCTGGTGCGACCTGGATGTCGTCTACGAACCGATCAAAAAGCAGTTTGACATCATTCTTGGTCACGAAGGATACCAACTCATTGCATGCCCGCAGATGCGAGCCCTCCACCATCGTGGGGGCGAACGTCGTCTGAATATTTTGCGCAAGCGTTACTGGGAAGGCGGAGCAGAACTCGCCAAGACCGGCAAAATTTCGCAGGAAGCAGTAGACCTGATGCAAAAGACCATCTTCAGTGATGAAGCCTACGAAAAATTAGTTGTGGAATTTGTGACTCACATGTTCGACCGAGACGACAACTTTTAG
- a CDS encoding patatin family protein: MKTGLVLEGGSRQTMFSAGVIDTWLDEGIDFNYVAGVSAGAHAAINFITRQQGRLRFIVLPTRLQKGKKWASKFIGIQKEFHALNYLAADGEMPLDFEAYRNSKIECEIGLTCCETGRAEFKSEKNDKKRLLDLISASCALPMIFPMAELDGKHYADGCISAAIPFERAFEKGCDKVVAISTHYPGEAVTDFRKYRAILNPMYKRKYPDLFRALMVRLKRYEKMFVRMEKLEKEGKLFLIRPIIDLCDQFDTNMEKMNESYEHGVEMAKKQMDDLKAFLEI, encoded by the coding sequence ATGAAGACAGGGTTGGTGTTAGAAGGTGGTTCTCGTCAGACCATGTTCAGCGCAGGTGTGATTGACACTTGGCTTGACGAAGGGATTGATTTCAATTATGTGGCAGGTGTTTCTGCCGGAGCCCATGCGGCGATAAACTTCATTACGCGCCAGCAAGGCCGTTTGCGTTTTATCGTATTGCCGACTCGCCTACAGAAGGGCAAAAAATGGGCAAGCAAGTTCATCGGAATTCAAAAGGAATTCCATGCGTTGAACTATCTTGCAGCCGATGGTGAAATGCCTCTGGACTTTGAGGCATACCGCAATTCCAAAATTGAATGCGAAATCGGACTTACCTGTTGCGAAACGGGACGCGCCGAATTCAAGAGCGAAAAGAACGACAAGAAGCGCTTGCTGGACTTGATCAGCGCCAGTTGCGCCTTACCGATGATTTTCCCGATGGCGGAACTCGACGGCAAGCATTACGCCGACGGTTGTATTTCGGCAGCGATTCCGTTTGAACGCGCCTTCGAGAAAGGCTGCGACAAGGTAGTCGCTATTTCGACCCACTACCCCGGCGAAGCGGTAACGGATTTCCGCAAGTACCGTGCAATTCTGAACCCGATGTACAAGCGCAAGTACCCAGACTTGTTCCGCGCACTGATGGTTCGCCTAAAACGCTACGAAAAAATGTTCGTGCGTATGGAAAAACTCGAAAAAGAGGGCAAACTCTTCTTGATTCGCCCGATCATCGATTTGTGCGACCAGTTCGATACCAATATGGAAAAGATGAATGAATCTTACGAGCACGGTGTCGAAATGGCCAAAAAACAGATGGACGATTTAAAAGCTTTCTTGGAAATTTGA